CGGGAATTCCTTGCGCAAGGCGACGATCACCTCGATCCCGCCGAGCCCGGGCAACTGCAGGTCCAGCAGCACCAGGTCCGGGCGCAGCGCGCGATAGGCCTGCAGCGCCTGCAAGCCGTCGGCGGCCTCGCCGACCACGTGCAGGTCCGGCTGCGCAGCCAGCACCGCGGCCATGCCTTCGCGCAGCAACGGATGGTCGTCGACGACGAGGATGCGGATCGGCACGGACGACACTTCGCTCACTTCACTTGGTTCCGGACAGCCACTGGCGCAGGCGGCACCATAGCCGGTTTCGCGCCGGTTCGCGGTAGGCGCGGCGCGCCGGCAGGCGCAGATTGAGTTCGGTGCCCATGCCCGGCCGCGACCACACGTCCAGCCGCGCCTCGATGCGCCGCGCGCGTTCCTGCATGCCGGTCAGCCCCCAATGCCCGGCGCGGCCGCCGGCGGCCAGCACCTGCGGCTCGATGCCGCGGCCGTCGTCGCGAAAGCGCAGCCGCAGCGCATCGCGGCCGTAGGCGATCTCGACCTCGATGCTGCCTGCCTGCGCATGCCGGAACGCGTTGAGCAGCGCCTCGCGGCCGAGCTGGTACAGCTCGTCGTCGACCAGCGGCTGCAGCGCCACCGGCGTGCCTTCGACCAGTACCCGCCGCTGCACCTGCGACTGCGCGCCCAGCTCCTCGAGCATCGCGGCGAAGGCGGCCGGCAGCAGCTCGGTGCGGCCGGCGCTGGCGCGCAAGCCCTCGACCCGGTCGCGGCCCTGCTCCAGCGCCTGTTCGGCGCGATCGAGCACGCCCTCCAGATCGCGCCGCAGCGGCGCCGCCGGCGGCAACGTGCCCAGCGCCGCATGGGTCTGCAGGATCAGTCCCTGGTAACCCTGCAGCAGGGTGTCGTGCAACTCGCGGGCGATGCGTTCGCGCTCGCGGAAGCGCTCCTCCAGCCGCAGCCGCAGCCGCGTGGCCAGCTGGCGCATGCGCAGCAGGTACAGCGCCGACAGCGCCAACAGCAGCGCCAGCACGCACAGCAGCCAGAACGCCGGGGTCTGCACGAAGCGCGGCGCGATGCCGAAGCGCAGCGTGGCGCCGCGCGGGTTCCAGACCCCGTCGTTGTTGGCCGCGATCACCTGGAAGCGGTACTGCCCCGGGCCCAGATTGGTGTAGAACGCCTCGCGGCGCACGCCGGCGTCGCGCCATGTCTCGTCCACGCCCTCCAGGCGGAAGCGGAAGCGCACGCGTTCGGGCGCGGTCAGGCTGGTCGCGGTGTAGGCGATCTGCAGCCGCGTGGTGCCCTTCGGCAGCAGCGGCGGCGCGCGCAGCGGCATCGGCTGCTCGTTGGCGAACAGGGCGCGCACGAACACCTGCGGCGGCCATGGGTTGCGCCGCAGGCGCCGGCTGTCGATCCAGGCCAGGCCCTGACTGGTGGCCAGCCATACCACGCCATCGGCGTCGCGCGCCGCGGTACTGTCGAGGTTGGCCTGCACCGCCAGCCCCGGCAGGCCGTCGGCGGCATCGTAATAGACCGGCTGCAGCGCCACGTCGGCGTCGCCGAACGCCGCATCGAGCCGGCTTCGCGCGATCCGCGCCACGCCCGCGGCACCGTTGAGCCACAGTTCGCCGTCGTCGGTCTGGGCGATGCCGGTGACGCCGCGCAGGCCCGGCGCGCGCGCCGGCGACAGCGTGGCGAAACGTGCGCCGCGCCACTGCGCGATGCCCAGTTCGCCGGCGACCAGCAGCGTCCCGGCGCCGGCATGGATGGTGGTGACCCGGCCGACCTGCAGGCCGTCGCCGGCCGCGAACACGCGCACCCGCTCGCCGTGCAGCTGCCGCACCTGGCCGGACGGATAGCCGAACCAGTAACGGCCCTGCGCGTCCTCGGCGATCGCGGTGCAGGTGTCCGCCGGCAGGCGCGCCTGCCGCGTCCACTGTCCTGCGTGGTAGCGGTACACCCCGTGTTCGGCCACCGCCGCCCAGGCGTCGCCGCCGCGGTCGGACAGGAACGCGCGCACCTGCCGCGCTTGCAGCGCGGCCGGCAGCGCCACCTCGATGCGGCGCCCCTGCTGCATGCGCACCATGCTGGCGTCGCCCAGCACCCAGCCGCTGTCGCGCAGCCGCGCGTATTCCTGTGCCAGCGGTTCGCCGCGCAGCAGCCGCGCGGCGGTGGCGGCATCGGCGCGGAACATCCCCTGGGTATCGGTGACCAGCACGCTGCCGTCGGGTTGCGCATGCACCTCGACCTCGCCGGCCTCGGCGCCGGGCTGACCGGGCAAGGCCATCACATTGCGGTGGCGGTAGCGGTTGAGGCCGAGCGTGCTGCCGATCCAGACGTTGCCCTCCTTGTCTTCCAGCACCGGCGCGGCGAAGTCCGAGGCCAGGCCGTTGCTGCGGCGGAAATACTCCAGCCGCGGCGCGCGCGGATCGTCCAGGACCACCCGCACCGCACCGCGCGCCTGGAAGTCGGACAGCCACAGGCTGCCGTCGCGGGCGAAGCCCATGCGCCGCGCCGCCAGCGTGCGCAGCGCCGGCGCGGCAAGCTGCGCGGCCGGCGGCAGCAGCGTGCCGCCGGCGGCGGCGATGGCGCGGGTG
This sequence is a window from Xanthomonas sp. CFBP 8443. Protein-coding genes within it:
- a CDS encoding sensor histidine kinase, yielding MLGLVFAAPLAATTPPPATRPTPLHNTAWRVEQGAPADVWALAQSADGYLWMATGFGLYRFDGERFERREPLHGARLLSQNVTALTVLPDGRMWLGYFDGGASMLQGGRLLQYGAAEGFPAGPVARLEADAQGTLWAATWEGLARFDGRRWQRIGADWGYPAARADWLLRDSRGVLWVSSGDSVLRLRPGARRFEPTGIATALYAVLAESPDGRIWLSDRRGGTRAIAAAGGTLLPPAAQLAAPALRTLAARRMGFARDGSLWLSDFQARGAVRVVLDDPRAPRLEYFRRSNGLASDFAAPVLEDKEGNVWIGSTLGLNRYRHRNVMALPGQPGAEAGEVEVHAQPDGSVLVTDTQGMFRADAATAARLLRGEPLAQEYARLRDSGWVLGDASMVRMQQGRRIEVALPAALQARQVRAFLSDRGGDAWAAVAEHGVYRYHAGQWTRQARLPADTCTAIAEDAQGRYWFGYPSGQVRQLHGERVRVFAAGDGLQVGRVTTIHAGAGTLLVAGELGIAQWRGARFATLSPARAPGLRGVTGIAQTDDGELWLNGAAGVARIARSRLDAAFGDADVALQPVYYDAADGLPGLAVQANLDSTAARDADGVVWLATSQGLAWIDSRRLRRNPWPPQVFVRALFANEQPMPLRAPPLLPKGTTRLQIAYTATSLTAPERVRFRFRLEGVDETWRDAGVRREAFYTNLGPGQYRFQVIAANNDGVWNPRGATLRFGIAPRFVQTPAFWLLCVLALLLALSALYLLRMRQLATRLRLRLEERFRERERIARELHDTLLQGYQGLILQTHAALGTLPPAAPLRRDLEGVLDRAEQALEQGRDRVEGLRASAGRTELLPAAFAAMLEELGAQSQVQRRVLVEGTPVALQPLVDDELYQLGREALLNAFRHAQAGSIEVEIAYGRDALRLRFRDDGRGIEPQVLAAGGRAGHWGLTGMQERARRIEARLDVWSRPGMGTELNLRLPARRAYREPARNRLWCRLRQWLSGTK